A DNA window from Pogona vitticeps strain Pit_001003342236 chromosome 2, PviZW2.1, whole genome shotgun sequence contains the following coding sequences:
- the LOC110071339 gene encoding uncharacterized protein LOC110071339 isoform X2: MAAEQGMQPLVGFQFQAAADPNVKHEIKTEEEEQFGAVAAESPEDEGNIRECLSRWPEQQVKSEPGERLLRQWEDQWQGFLKTVESPSSSEWERPGLPDTSAPWGDAQAFLASFEQVAEACLWPKEEWAARLRPALRGEAGQAFVRLEARDREDYGKVKAALLRREALRREKTRQHFRSFGYREAEGPRAVHGRLRELCRGWLKVEKHTKEQILEELVLEQFLAVLPPEVQTWVRGHGPETGAQAVALAEDFLGRPCKSERLEQHVPVEGLSLSEAEQASLDCEQDRVDYEAGEGVSTSVDEDLLSANARDQPESADEGAMESPEEEVSQYGDPEEPSQYRQGSGRPQRRSPVEKGGNAIHGEGSESLGRTSSLQGIHTMNREVDEKVGNDNFPNHSEIIQLQATHNASLPYKCLDCGKSFNYNASLFKHRMIHTGEKPYKCLDCGKCFRQSSDLMSHQRVHTGEKPYECLECGRCFRQSSGLINHHRIHTGEKPYQCLECGKNFREKSQLRRHSIVHQLEIGTRPYTCSECGKGFRWNSNLIMHQKTHMGAKTFECAECGKRYYSNMRLVQHQRVHTASNPYTCSSCGKSFCDSSGLTRHQKIHTGEKPYSCTDCGKSFKQKSNLRSHQKTHTGVKTFLCVDCGKNFRSRSELQRHYVIHVEDKSDKSLGGGDPEVPAQENLLGKSRERERRGKRDQLQEYHKGRPCVVILLVHQFRGWQLVVHCGGLWEL; encoded by the exons ATGGCGGCTGAACAGGGGATGCAGCCCCTTGTGGGTTTTCAGTTCCAGGCTGCAGCTGACCCAAACGTGAAGCATGAGATaaagacagaggaggaagagcagtTTGGTGCTGTGGCTGCCGAGAGCCCTGAAGACGAAGGAAATATCAGGGAATGCCTCTCCAGATGGCCGGAGCAGCAGGTCAAGTCAGAGCCAGGGGAGAGGCTGCTCCGGCAGTGGGAAGACCAGTGGCAGGGCTTCCTGAAGACCGTGGAGTCTCCCTCTTCGTCCGAGTGGGAGAGGCCAGGGCTGCCGGACACGTCGGCCCCGTGGGGCGATGCCCAggccttcctggcctccttcgAGCAAGTGGCCGAGGCCTGCTTGTGGCCCAAGGAGGAGTGGGCGGCCCGACTCCGGCCAGCCCTCCGAGGAGAAGCGGGCCAGGCCTTTGTCCGGCTGGAGGCCAGGGACCGAGAGGACTACGGCAAGGTGAAGGCGGCCCTCCTGCGCAGAGAGGCTCTGCGGAGAGAGAAGACCCGGCAGCACTTCCGGAGCTTTGGCTACCGGGAGGCCGAAGGGCCGCGAGCGGTTCACGGCCGGCTGCGGGAGCTTTGCCGCGGGTGGTTGAAGGTGGAGAAGCACACGAAGGAGCAGATCCTGGAAGAGCtggtcctggagcagttcctggccgtcCTTCCGCCGGAGGTCCAGACCTGGGTCAGGGGACACGGGCCCGAGACCGGcgcccaggcggtggccctggccgaggACTTCCTGGGGAGGCCTTGCAAGTCGGAGAGGCTGGAGCAACAC GTCCCGGTGGAAGGGTTAAGTCTCTCTGAGGCAGAACAGGCTTCCTTAGACTGTGAGCAGGATCGTGTTGACTATGAGGCTGGCGAGGGAGTTTCCACCTCTGTGG ATGAAGATTTGCTGAGTGCAAATGCGAGGGACCAGCCAGAAAGTGCTGATGAAGGAGCAATGGAGAGCCCAGAAGAGGAGGTCTCCCAATACGGTGACCCAGAAGAACCTTCTCAATATCGGCAGGGATCTGGTCGACCTCAGAGAAGGTCTCCAGTGGAGAAAGGAGGAAACGCCATTCATGGTGAAGGCAGCGAGTCTCTTGGTAGAACCTCAAGCCTACAGGGAATCCACACGATGAACCGAGAGGTTGATGAGAAGgtgggcaatgataacttcccgAACCACTCGGAGATCATTCAGCTTCAGGCGACTCACAATGCAAGCTTGCCGTATAAATGCCTGgactgtggaaaaagcttcaatTATAACGCCAGCCTCTTCAAACATCGGatgatccacacaggagagaaaccgtacaagtgcttggactgtgggaaatgtttccgTCAAAGTTCAGACCTCATGAGTCATCAgagggtccacacaggagagaaaccatacgaGTGCTTGGAGTGCGGGAGATGTTTCCGCCAAAGTTCGGGCCTCATAAATCATCacaggatccacacaggggagaaaccctaccagtgtctggagtgtggaaaaaACTTCCGGGAGAAATCACAACTACGTAGGCACTCCATAGTCCACCAGCTGGAGATAGGAACCAGGCCCTACACGTGTTCGGAGTGTGGGAAGGGCTTCCGCTGGAACTCCAACCTCATTATGCATCAGAAGACCCACATGGGGGCGAAAACTTTTGAGTGCGCAGAGTGTGGGAAGCGCTACTATTCCAACATGAGACTAGTTCAGCACCAAAGAGTCCACACCGCCAGTAACCCGTACACTTGTTCTAGCTGTGGGAAAAGTTTCTGCGACAGCAGCGGGCTGACCAGACACCAGaagatccacacgggggagaagccgtaCAGCTGTACGGATTGTGGGAAAAGTTTTAAGCAGAAATCCAACCTCCGTTCGCATCAGAAAACCCACACGGGAGTGAAGACATTTCTGTGCGTTGACTGTGGGAAAAACTTCAGATCCAGATCGGAACTTCAGAGGCATTATGTGATCCATGTGGAGGATAAAAGTGATAAAAGCCTGGGCGGTGGTGATCCCGAGGTTCCTGCCCAAGAGAA CCTGTTAGGAAagagtagagaaagagagagaaggggaaagcgAGATCAACTGCAGGAATATCATAAAGGCAGGCCTTGTGTTGTTATTCTCCTGGTCCACCAATTTCGTGGTTGGCAACTGGTGGTCCACTgtgggggattatgggaattgtag
- the LOC110071339 gene encoding uncharacterized protein LOC110071339 isoform X1, whose protein sequence is MAAEQEMQPLVSSQLPAATEQNVKHAIKTEEEQQFGAVAAESPEDEGNIRECLSRWPGQPVQPEPGERLLRQWEDQWQGFLKTVESPSSSEWERPGLPDASAPWGDAQAFLASFEQVAEACLWPKEEWAARLRPALRGEAGQAFVRLEARDREDYGKVKAALLRREALRREKTRQHFRSFGYREAEGPRAVHGRLRELCRGWLKVEKHTKEQILEELVLEQFLAVLPPEVQTWVRGHGPETGAQAVALAEGFLGRPCKSEGLEQHVLVEGLHLSEAEQASLDCEQDRVDYEAGEGVSTSVGEDLLSVNARDQPESADEGAVESPEEEVSQNGDPEEPSQYWQESGQPQRRSPVEKGGNAIHCEGSESLGRTSSLQGIHTMNQEVHEKVGNDNFPNHSEIIQLQATHNASLPYKCLDCGKSLSCSTNLTRHRRIHTGEKPYKCIECGRCFRQSWDLTNHQRIHTGDKPYKCFDCGKCFRQSWGLRNHQRIHTGEKPYKCFDCGKCFRQSSGLMNHQRIHTGEKPYKCLDCGKCFHQSSGLTYHQRIHRGEKLYKCLECGKYFHHRLSLTNHQRIHTEEKPYQCLVCGKSFLEKSEIRRHSIVHQREMGTRPYTCSECGKGFRWNSKLITHQKTHMRAKPFGCAVCGKSYNSHMRLVQHQRVHTASNPYTCSSCGKSFCDSRGLTRHQKIHTGGKPYSCTDCGKSFKQKSNLRSHQKTHTGVKTFLCVDCGKNFRSRSELQRHYVIHVEDKSDKSLGGGDPEVPAQEKMDGEQPVRKE, encoded by the exons ATGGCGGCTGAACAGGAGATGCAGCCCCTTGTGAGTTCCCAGTTACCGGCTGCAACTGAACAAAATGTGAAGCATGCGATCAAGACGGAGGAGGAACAGCAGTTTGGTGCTGTGGCTGCCGAGAGCCCTGAAGATGAAGGAAATATCAGGGAATGCCTCTCCAGATGGCCGGGGCAGCCGGTCCAGCCGGAGCCGGGGGAGAGGCTGCTCCGGCAGTGGGAAGACCAGTGGCAGGGCTTCCTGAAGACCGTGGAGTCTCCCTCTTCGTCCGAGTGGGAGAGGCCAGGGCTGCCGGACGCGTCGGCCCCGTGGGGCGATGCCCAggccttcctggcctccttcgAGCAAGTGGCCGAGGCCTGCTTGTGGCCCAAGGAGGAGTGGGCGGCCCGACTCCGGCCAGCCCTCCGAGGAGAAGCGGGCCAGGCCTTCGTCCGGCTGGAGGCCAGGGACCGAGAGGACTACGGCAAGGTGAAGGCGGCCCTCCTGCGCAGAGAGGCTCTGCGGAGAGAGAAGACCCGGCAGCACTTCCGGAGCTTCGGCTACCGGGAGGCCGAAGGGCCGCGAGCGGTTCACGGCCGGCTGCGGGAGCTTTGCCGCGGGTGGTTGAAGGTGGAGAAGCACACGAAGGAGCAGATCCTGGAAGAGCtggtcctggagcagttcctggccgtcCTTCCGCCGGAGGTCCAGACCTGGGTCAGGGGACACGGGCCCGAGACCGGcgcccaggcggtggccctggccgaggGCTTCCTGGGGAGGCCTTGCAAGTCGGAGGGGCTGGAGCAGCAC GTCCTGGTGGAAGGGTTACATCTCTCTGAGGCAGAACAGGCTTCCTTAGACTGTGAGCAGGATCGGGTTGACTATGAGGCTGGCGAGGGAGTTTCCACCTCTGTGG GTGAAGACTTGCTGAGTGTAAATGCGAGGGACCAGCCAGAAAGTGCTGATGAAGGAGCAGTGGAGAGCCCAGAAGAGGAGGTCTCCCAAAATGGTGACCCAGAAGAACCTTCTCAATATTGGCAGGAATCTGGTCAACCTCAAAGAAGGTCTCCAGTGGAGAAAGGAGGAAACGCCATTCATTGTGAAGGCAGCGAGTCTCTTGGTAGAACCTCAAGCCTACAGGGAATCCACACGATGAACCAAGAGGTTCATGAGAAGgtgggcaatgataacttcccgAACCACTCGGAGATCATTCAGCTTCAGGCGACTCACAATGCAAGCTTGCCGTATAAATGCTTGGACTGTGGAAAGAGCCTCAGTTGTAGCACCAACCTCACCCGACATcggaggatccacacaggagaaaaaccatacaaatgcatagAGTGTGGGAGATGTTTCCGCCAAAGTTGGGACCTCACAAATCatcagaggatccacacaggagacaaaccgtacaaatgctttgactgtgggaaatgtttccgCCAAAGTTGGGGCCTCAGAAATCatcagaggatccacacaggagagaaaccgtacaaatgctttgactgtgggaaatgtttccgCCAAAGTTCAGGCCTCATGAATCatcagaggatccacacaggagagaaaccgtataaatgcttggactgtgggaaatgtttccatCAAAGTTCGGGCCTCACATATCATCAGAGgatccacagaggagagaaactgtacaaatgcttggagtgtgggaaataTTTCCACCATAGATTGAGCCTCACAAATCATCAGAGGATCCACACAGAGGAGAAACCCTATCAGTGTCTAGTCTGTGGAAAAAGCTTCCTGGAGAAATCTGAAATACGTAGGCACTCCATAGTCCACCAGCGGGAGATGGGAACCAGGCCCTACACATGTTCAGAGTGTGGGAAGGGCTTCCGCTGGAACTCCAAACTCATTACACATCAGAAGACCCACATGAGGGCAAAACCCTTTGGGTGCGCAGTGTGCGGGAAGAGCTACAATTCCCACATGAGACTAGTTCAGCACCAAAGAGTCCACACCGCCAGTAACCCGTACACATGTTCTAGCTGTGGGAAAAGTTTTTGCGACAGCAGGGGTCTGACCAGACACCAGAAGATCCACACGGGGGGAAAGCCGTACAGCTGTACGGATTGTGGGAAAAGCTTTAAGCAGAAATCCAACCTCCGTTCGCATCAGAAAACCCACACGGGAGTGAAGACATTTCTGTGCGTTGACTGTGGGAAAAACTTCAGATCCAGATCAGAACTTCAGAGGCATTATGTGATCCATGTGGAGGATAAAAGTGATAAAAGCCTGGGCGGTGGTGATCCCGAGGTTCCTGCCCAAGAGAAAATGGATGGGGAACAGCCTGTTAGGAAagagtag
- the LOC110071339 gene encoding uncharacterized protein LOC110071339 isoform X3: MAAEQGMQPLVGFQFQAAADPNVKHEIKTEEEEQFGAVAAESPEDEGNIRECLSRWPEQQVKSEPGERLLRQWEDQWQGFLKTVESPSSSEWERPGLPDTSAPWGDAQAFLASFEQVAEACLWPKEEWAARLRPALRGEAGQAFVRLEARDREDYGKVKAALLRREALRREKTRQHFRSFGYREAEGPRAVHGRLRELCRGWLKVEKHTKEQILEELVLEQFLAVLPPEVQTWVRGHGPETGAQAVALAEDFLGRPCKSERLEQHVPVEGLSLSEAEQASLDCEQDRVDYEAGEGVSTSVDEDLLSANARDQPESADEGAMESPEEEVSQYGDPEEPSQYRQGSGRPQRRSPVEKGGNAIHGEGSESLGRTSSLQGIHTMNREVDEKVGNDNFPNHSEIIQLQATHNASLPYKCLDCGKSFNYNASLFKHRMIHTGEKPYKCLDCGKCFRQSSDLMSHQRVHTGEKPYECLECGRCFRQSSGLINHHRIHTGEKPYQCLECGKNFREKSQLRRHSIVHQLEIGTRPYTCSECGKGFRWNSNLIMHQKTHMGAKTFECAECGKRYYSNMRLVQHQRVHTASNPYTCSSCGKSFCDSSGLTRHQKIHTGEKPYSCTDCGKSFKQKSNLRSHQKTHTGVKTFLCVDCGKNFRSRSELQRHYVIHVEDKSDKSLGGGDPEVPAQEKMDGEQPVRKE; encoded by the exons ATGGCGGCTGAACAGGGGATGCAGCCCCTTGTGGGTTTTCAGTTCCAGGCTGCAGCTGACCCAAACGTGAAGCATGAGATaaagacagaggaggaagagcagtTTGGTGCTGTGGCTGCCGAGAGCCCTGAAGACGAAGGAAATATCAGGGAATGCCTCTCCAGATGGCCGGAGCAGCAGGTCAAGTCAGAGCCAGGGGAGAGGCTGCTCCGGCAGTGGGAAGACCAGTGGCAGGGCTTCCTGAAGACCGTGGAGTCTCCCTCTTCGTCCGAGTGGGAGAGGCCAGGGCTGCCGGACACGTCGGCCCCGTGGGGCGATGCCCAggccttcctggcctccttcgAGCAAGTGGCCGAGGCCTGCTTGTGGCCCAAGGAGGAGTGGGCGGCCCGACTCCGGCCAGCCCTCCGAGGAGAAGCGGGCCAGGCCTTTGTCCGGCTGGAGGCCAGGGACCGAGAGGACTACGGCAAGGTGAAGGCGGCCCTCCTGCGCAGAGAGGCTCTGCGGAGAGAGAAGACCCGGCAGCACTTCCGGAGCTTTGGCTACCGGGAGGCCGAAGGGCCGCGAGCGGTTCACGGCCGGCTGCGGGAGCTTTGCCGCGGGTGGTTGAAGGTGGAGAAGCACACGAAGGAGCAGATCCTGGAAGAGCtggtcctggagcagttcctggccgtcCTTCCGCCGGAGGTCCAGACCTGGGTCAGGGGACACGGGCCCGAGACCGGcgcccaggcggtggccctggccgaggACTTCCTGGGGAGGCCTTGCAAGTCGGAGAGGCTGGAGCAACAC GTCCCGGTGGAAGGGTTAAGTCTCTCTGAGGCAGAACAGGCTTCCTTAGACTGTGAGCAGGATCGTGTTGACTATGAGGCTGGCGAGGGAGTTTCCACCTCTGTGG ATGAAGATTTGCTGAGTGCAAATGCGAGGGACCAGCCAGAAAGTGCTGATGAAGGAGCAATGGAGAGCCCAGAAGAGGAGGTCTCCCAATACGGTGACCCAGAAGAACCTTCTCAATATCGGCAGGGATCTGGTCGACCTCAGAGAAGGTCTCCAGTGGAGAAAGGAGGAAACGCCATTCATGGTGAAGGCAGCGAGTCTCTTGGTAGAACCTCAAGCCTACAGGGAATCCACACGATGAACCGAGAGGTTGATGAGAAGgtgggcaatgataacttcccgAACCACTCGGAGATCATTCAGCTTCAGGCGACTCACAATGCAAGCTTGCCGTATAAATGCCTGgactgtggaaaaagcttcaatTATAACGCCAGCCTCTTCAAACATCGGatgatccacacaggagagaaaccgtacaagtgcttggactgtgggaaatgtttccgTCAAAGTTCAGACCTCATGAGTCATCAgagggtccacacaggagagaaaccatacgaGTGCTTGGAGTGCGGGAGATGTTTCCGCCAAAGTTCGGGCCTCATAAATCATCacaggatccacacaggggagaaaccctaccagtgtctggagtgtggaaaaaACTTCCGGGAGAAATCACAACTACGTAGGCACTCCATAGTCCACCAGCTGGAGATAGGAACCAGGCCCTACACGTGTTCGGAGTGTGGGAAGGGCTTCCGCTGGAACTCCAACCTCATTATGCATCAGAAGACCCACATGGGGGCGAAAACTTTTGAGTGCGCAGAGTGTGGGAAGCGCTACTATTCCAACATGAGACTAGTTCAGCACCAAAGAGTCCACACCGCCAGTAACCCGTACACTTGTTCTAGCTGTGGGAAAAGTTTCTGCGACAGCAGCGGGCTGACCAGACACCAGaagatccacacgggggagaagccgtaCAGCTGTACGGATTGTGGGAAAAGTTTTAAGCAGAAATCCAACCTCCGTTCGCATCAGAAAACCCACACGGGAGTGAAGACATTTCTGTGCGTTGACTGTGGGAAAAACTTCAGATCCAGATCGGAACTTCAGAGGCATTATGTGATCCATGTGGAGGATAAAAGTGATAAAAGCCTGGGCGGTGGTGATCCCGAGGTTCCTGCCCAAGAGAAAATGGATGGGGAACAGCCTGTTAGGaaagagtag
- the LOC110091515 gene encoding uncharacterized protein LOC110091515 — MATEQEMQPVLGFKFQTAFEQNRIKMDERYQPGTMYGEEPGEEHVPHGSYAGNIRECLSRWPEQQVKSEPGERLLRQWEDQWQGFLKTVESPSSSEWERPGLPDASAPWGDAQAFLASFEQVAEACLWPKEEWAARLRPALRGEAGQAFVQLEARDREDYGKVKAALLRREALRREKTRQHFRSFGYREAEGPRAVHGRLRELCRGWLKVEKHTKEQILEELVLEQFLAVLPPEVQTWVRGHGPETGAQAVALAEDFLGRPCKSERLEQHVPVEGLHFSEAEQASLDCEQDRVDYEAGEGVSTSVGEDLLSANARDQPESADEEGAKWVRVESPEEEVSQYGDPEEPSQYRKCSGRPQRRSPVEKGGNAIHGEGSEPRTSSPQRNHTMNREVLEMVGNGNFPDHSEIIQLQVTHNASLPYKCLDCGKSFNYSTSLIRHQRIHTGEKPYKCLDCGRCFRQSSGLTIHQRIHTGEKAYPCLDCGKSFRVKSHLLRHSIVHQGEMGTMPYTCLECGKGFRWNANLITHRKIHMGAKLFECTECGKSYYSNMRLVQHQRVHTANNPYTCSSCGKSFCDSSGLTRHQKIHTGEKPYSCTDCGKSFNRNSSLISHQRIHTGVKPFLCIDCGKNFRSRSELQRHYMIHVEDKSDTVKA; from the exons ATGGCTACTGAACAGGAAATGCAGCCAGTGTTGGGTTTCAAGTTTCAGACTGCATTCGAACAAAATAGGATAAAAATGGATGAGCGATATCAACCTGGAACTATGTATGGCGAGGAACCTGGAGAAGAACATGTCCCTCATGGCAGCTATGCTGGAAATATCAGGGAATGCCTCTCCAGATGGCCGGAGCAGCAGGTCAAGTCGGAGCCGGGGGAGAGGCTGCTCCGGCAGTGGGAAGACCAGTGGCAGGGCTTCCTGAAGACTGTGGAGTCTCCCTCTTCGTCCGAGTGGGAGAGGCCAGGGCTGCCGGACGCGTCGGCCCCGTGGGGCGATGCCCAggccttcctggcctccttcgAGCAAGTGGCCGAGGCCTGCTTGTGGCCCAAGGAGGAGTGGGCGGCCCGACTCCGGCCAGCCCTCCGAGGAGAAGCGGGCCAGGCCTTCGTCCAGCTGGAGGCCAGGGACCGAGAGGACTACGGCAAGGTGAAGGCGGCCCTCCTGCGCAGAGAGGCTCTGCGGAGAGAGAAGACCCGGCAGCACTTCCGGAGCTTCGGCTACCGGGAGGCCGAAGGGCCGCGAGCGGTTCACGGCCGGCTGCGGGAGCTTTGCCGCGGGTGGTTGAAGGTGGAGAAGCACACGAAGGAGCAGATCCTGGAAGAGCtggtcctggagcagttcctggctgTCCTTCCGCCGGAGGTCCAGACCTGGGTCAGGGGACACGGGCCCGAGACTGGcgcccaggcggtggccctggccgaggACTTCCTGGGGAGGCCTTGCAAGTCGGAGAGACTGGAGCAGCAC GTCCCAGTGGAAGGGTTACATTTCTCTGAGGCAGAACAGGCTTCCTTAGACTGTGAGCAGGATCGGGTTGACTATGAGGCTGGCGAGGGAGTTTCCACCTCTGTGG GTGAAGACTTGCTGAGTGCAAATGCGAGGGACCAGCCAGAAAGTGCTGATGAAGAAGGAGCAAAGTGGGTAAGGGTGGAGAGCCCAGAAGAGGAGGTCTCCCAATACGGTGACCCAGAAGAACCTTCTCAATATCGGAAGTGTTCTGGTCGACCTCAGAGAAGGTCTCCAGTGGAGAAAGGAGGAAACGCCATTCATGGTGAAGGCAGCGAGCCTCGAACCTCAAGCCCACAGAGAAACCACACGATGAACCGAGAGGTTCTTGAGATGGTGGGTAATGGTAACTTCCCGGACCACTCAGAGATCATTCAGCTTCAGGTGACTCACAATGCAAGCTTGCCGTATAAATGCTTggactgtggaaagagcttcaattaCAGCACCAGTCTCATCCGACACCAGaggattcacacaggagagaaaccgtacaaatgtttGGACTGCGGGAGATGTTTCCGCCAAAGTTCGGGACTCACGATTCatcagaggatccacacaggggagaaagcCTACCCATGTCTAGACTGTGGAAAAAGCTTCCGGGTGAAATCTCACCTTCTTAGGCACTCCATAGTACACCAGGGAGAGATGGGAACCATGCCCTATACATGTTTGGAGTGTGGGAAGGGCTTCCGCTGGAACGCCAACCTCATTACGCATCGGAAGATCCACATGGGGGCAAAACTCTTTGAGTGCACAGAGTGCGGGAAGAGCTATTATTCCAACATGAGACTAGTTCAGCACCAAAGAGTCCACACTGCCAATAACCCATACACTTGTTCTAGCTGTGGGAAAAGTTTCTGCGACAGCAGCGGGCTGACCAGGCACCAGaagatccacacgggggagaagccgtaCAGCTGTACGGATTGTGGGAAAAGCTTTAACCGGAACTCCAGCCTCATTTcgcatcagagaatccacacgggAGTGAAGCCATTTCTGTGCATTGACTGTGGGAAAAACTTTAGATCCAGATCGGAACTTCAGAGACATTACATGATCCATGTGGAGGATAAAAGTGATACTGTAAAAGCCTGA